The sequence TCGATGATCATATCCAACTTGGCAACATATGCAGATTGGTTTATGTCAGGACGATGACGTACGATACATAGAGATTTCAAAATGGCCGAGGGTATATACCAAGTCTGTCTGCTGAATTGACGTTTACCTTGTCTGCTGGATCGGATTGACCGTTTCACCTGGTATCATATTCCTAACCAGTGTGCATCGGTCGATGTCAGCTCGAGGTTTTTGCAGATTGAGAGATCACTACCAGACAGCATCATATGTTTGTATAGTACTTAATTATTAGCCATACGTGTTGAGATCACCCTGTGATATCGATCCGCCTATAAATACTGCCTAATTGCATGCGTTAATCATCATCGCTTCTGCATACAGGAGTCTTCCTAGCTAACTAGAGATATACATACAACTAGCTGCAGTAACAATTCGTGAATCAGCTAGGACCTGAGAAAACTGAACTGGTGGTGTACGTACACCCCATGGAGAGATCAGCAGTAGCAAAgatggtggtggccatggcggcttTCGCGATGATTACCATGGCCACGACCACGACGGCGCAACAATTCTCGGCAGACGAGAAGGCGGCCTTCGTCCAGCTCCACAACAACGCCCGCGCGGCGGTCGGCGTCGGGCCGGTGGCGTGGAACGACGCGCTGGCGGCGCAGGCCCTGCAGCACGCGAGCTACTGCCAGACGCAGCACATCGCGGGGCCCTACGGCGAGAACCTGTGGTGGAGCTACGGCGCCGGCACCACCGGGACGCCGGCCCAGGCGATGAGCTACTGGGTGGGGGAGAGGCCGTACTACGACTACCGAAGCAACAGCTGCGTCGGCGGCCACCAATGCGGGCACTACACGCAGGTGGTGTGGAGGCGCACGGCGTACGTCAGCTGCGCCCGCGTCGCCTGCAACACCAACAACGGCATCGGCACCATCATCGCTTGCAACTACTACCCGGGTGGCAACATCTACAACGAGAGGCCCtactagatagatagatagatttctgCACATGTCATGATGCCCTAtgtattatctaaaataaaaatgtgtATCCAGTAGTGCGTAAAcgtatgtatttttttacataaataataaataaataagtacGGATTTGCTAAATTAATTGCCCAGGAAAAGTGCATGTTGAAGTTGAATTGCTTCAAAAACTTGAATCCTTCGGTCCATTCTGTGGAGCGTTGAATTTGCATCGAACGAAAATATGGTGGGAAAATGGGAGGGACCTGTCGCACTATCACCGCTTCCTCCCCATTGGCGCCTCCTCCTTGCTCCTGCAGAACCCGCTGTTGCCCACACCATGGCGGTGGTATGTAGCCCCACATCGCACCCggcccctctccttcctcctagACCATCATCACCTTAACCCCCTCCTGTTGTCGACGCTTCCACACTCGACCACCCACTACACCTCTCCACCCCCACCCTCCCCATCTCACACGACACCGCCCCTTCTACCCCCATTGATATCCTCTTCCCCCCTAGCTAGCTCAGCGCGGCGCGTTGCGGGTGTTGATGCTGCCACCTTCCTCAATCGGCTCCTGGAGGACACAGCTGGCGCCTTCATCAGCCAACTCTGGAGGGCGCTGTGGCATTCCTCCCCAAGCTCGTGGAGGTTACCGTTACATCCTCCTTACTGTTGTTGAGGttgagacgagagagagagagagagagatggggaatgAGGTGGAAGAAACAGGGCTATGAGTATGACAGCTAGGGCCACCCTAATTTTAGGAATATTTATGTTATTAAGTTGTTGATTGATTTCCACATGGTTAATACATTACTGTCACAGTTACGGATAAGCATACCTCCTATCCTATGACTTATGTAATATACTAGTACTGGATAAGCATACCTCCTATCCTATGACTTATGTAATATACTAGTACTGTATACCTTTGCCTTTGCGTATATATACAGGTTGTATCTGTATGCGCTAAAGGAATTTATCAAGTGTTATGGAAAATATCCCTACAAATCGGGAGGTAAACATAGTTCTACTCGGAGGGGATAAGGTTTCTTCTATATCGTAcagggtccgatatctccgagtcttACTTGGAAGCCAAGGTGATCCATGGTATAAAAGGGACACCCCAGAAGAAGTTCAATGCATCGAAtttcatcgccaacacaccaACCATAGTCTACAAAGTCGAAGCGCGTAAAGCCAAGTCGCTAGGAGATCTCATTGAATCCATTGACTACGATCTCATCGATATCGCCGAATTCACTACTCCAATTGTATTATGTGTTTTTCCATAtgaatcccatataaactggactagagCTATTACCTGATAAAGGGCTTGAAttagtataatccttgtctctTTTGCTTGCTTGATATTGTAccgtgtagatcctcgtaccaacgtaccccggTACCCTATTCATccagtctacgggtatcacccgtcgacaatTACCACATTGGCGTCACCAAGGACTAAAACAACCTTGTAGTTGaacggggggtaattcgtccggttaaGAAAATTCAGGGTAGAAAATGTCTGGTTGTGAGTCGTGACTATAATGGCCAAATGGGCTGCCCGACCCGACACGGCCCAGGCCTGGTCATGCCCGGGCCAAAGATTTGTCGGGCCGTGCGGCATGGCCCGACCTACACGCCGagtcgtgccgtgccggcccacgtGCTCCACCAATGGCCCAGGCATAGCCAAGGCACAGGCAACTCATCGTGCTTTCtttgaaataagtctattttccctcCTTCATCTTTGggttgtgatatatatatagctaataagtctattttacgtccctaCTCTTTGGCCGTGCCATGCATATAATACGTCTATTTGTCCTCCCTATTCTGTGTGCCCTCTATACATATGGctaaaaataagtctatttcacCTCCCTGAACTTTGTGCTGTGCCGGGCTGGCCCACTGTGCCGAGGCATAAGCCCAGGCATGACCCAACAGCCAGGTCGTGCCGATGCGGGCCCGACAGCGATCGGGCCATGCGGTGCCTGGGCTGGGTCAAAACCTCGTGCCCTGGGCTAGGACGTCGGGtctcgggccttatggccaacTATAGTCGTGACGTCCCAGAATAATTggggggaaaaaaacaaaagtaggtAGGCAGCCGTGCTATAGATTATATATGACAATAATTTAGTAAACCTTCCATAGAATAGATTCCACAGAATAGatgatatatatgataataATTTGATAAACCTTTCGTAGAATATATGATAGTTAAATTTGTCACAAGTTAAGTGTTAAAAGAAGGTGAGATCAGTATCAAAACCCACCCCGGGCAATCTAGCCACTATCTCAAGTTAAGTGTTAAAAGAAGTTCTtgaatttttctaattttctgtgaatttggtcaaaattattTATTCAGATTCAGTTATAAGTTTAAATAATTCCTGCAAGAAAGCTCTAAGAATCATGAAATTTCGGTCTTTTCCAAAAAGTGAGATGAAGATCTCGGATGATCGAACTCGCCAACAGATCGGTTTATGTGAGGACGATGACGAGTTCTCTATAGGGATTTCAAAATGGTCGAGGATATATACCAAGTCTGTCTGTGCTGGGTTGACGTTGACCATGTCTGCTGGATCGGATTGACGCGCATTTACCGTTTCACCTGGTATCATTCTTAACCAGTGTGCATCGGCGATgtcagctcgatcgatcgatcgaggtaTGCACAGACACAACCAGCGAGCATTGTACGTTTGTCCGTACTTAATTAGCCATACGTGTTGATCACCCAGTGATCTCCG is a genomic window of Oryza glaberrima chromosome 7, OglaRS2, whole genome shotgun sequence containing:
- the LOC127780729 gene encoding pathogenesis-related protein PRB1-3-like, giving the protein MERSAVAKMVVAMAAFAMITMATTTTAQQFSADEKAAFVQLHNNARAAVGVGPVAWNDALAAQALQHASYCQTQHIAGPYGENLWWSYGAGTTGTPAQAMSYWVGERPYYDYRSNSCVGGHQCGHYTQVVWRRTAYVSCARVACNTNNGIGTIIACNYYPGGNIYNERPY